In Meleagris gallopavo isolate NT-WF06-2002-E0010 breed Aviagen turkey brand Nicholas breeding stock chromosome 15, Turkey_5.1, whole genome shotgun sequence, one DNA window encodes the following:
- the LOC100547695 gene encoding solute carrier family 22 member 5 yields the protein MRDYEEVTAFLGEWGRFQRLVFFLLSASIIPNGFNGLSIVFLAGTPEHRCAVPPGANLSEEWRNASIPLELRGGVTEPSRCSRYRLDVLVNLSALGLRPGIDVQLAELEQEPCLDGWEYSRDVYRSTIVTEWNLVCDNDWKGPMSTSLFFVGVLLGSFISGQLSDKFGRKNVLFSTLAMQTIFSFVQIFSTSWEMFSVFFLLVGMGQISNYVAAFVLGTEILGKSIRLLFCTLGVCIFYAFGYMLLPLFAYFIRDWRMLLLALTLPGLLFIPLWWIIPESPRWLISRGRFQEAEDIIRKAAKINEVTAPDVIFDPSELQDLTSQGQQTYTILDLMRTRNILTITIMSVILWMIISVGYFGLSLDTPNLHGDVYVNCFLSAVIEVPAYIISWLLLRNLPRRYSMAAALFLGGCVLLFIQLVPSHIRALSILLVMLGKFGITSAFSMVYVYTAELYPTVVRNMGVGASSMASRLGSILSPYFAYLGAYDRFLPYILMGSLTVLSGILTLFLPESYGMPLPDTIEQMLLVKGLEYRPASTAKRNSKDEEENPEIFKSTSF from the exons ATGCGGGACTACGAGGAGGTGACCGCCTTCCTGGGCGAGTGGGGCCGCTTCCAGCGCCTCGTTTTCTTCCTGCTCAGCGCCAGCATCATCCCCAACGGCTTCAACGGGCTCTCCATCGTCTTCCTGGCCGGTACCCCCGAGCACCGCTGCGCTGTGCCGCCCGGAGCCAACCTGAGCGAGGAGTGGCGGAACGCCAGCATCCCGCTGGAGCTGCGCGGCGGAGTGACGGAGCCGAGCCGCTGCAGCCGCTACCGCCTGGACGTGCTCGTCAACCTGTCGGCGCTGGGGCTGCGGCCCGGCATCGACGTGCAGCTGGCggagctggagcaggagccGTGCCTGGACGGCTGGGAGTACAGCCGCGACGTGTACCGCTCCACCATCGTCACCGAG tgGAATCTCGTGTGTGACAATGACTGGAAGGGGCCCATGAGTACCTCCCTGTTTTTTGTGGGCGTGCTGCTCGGATCGTTCATCTCAGGACAGCTCTCAGACAA GTTTGGCAGGAAGAATGTGCTGTTCTCAACTCTGGCAATGCAGACCATCTTCAGCTTCGTTCAGATCTTCTCTACCAGCTGGGAGATGTTCTCCGTGTTCTTTTTGCTGGTTGGCATGGGGCAGATCTCAAACTACGTGGCAGCGTTTGTTCTCG GCACAGAAATTCTTGGCAAATCCATTCGCCTACTGTTCTGCACGTTGGGCGTTTGCATCTTTTATGCCTTTGGCTACATGTTGCTGCCACTGTTTGCCTATTTCATCAGAGACtggaggatgctgctgctggcacttaCTTTACCTGGGCTGCTCTTCATCCCACTGTGGTG GATCATTCCAGAATCTCCACGGTGGCTGATCTCTCGGGGAAGATTTCAAGAAGCAGAAGACATCATCAGAAAGGCTGCAAAAATTAACGAGGTTACAGCCCCAGATGTAATCTTTGACCCTAGTGAG ctGCAAGATTTGACTTCCCAGGGGCAACAGACATACACCATTTTGGATCTAATGAGAACACGAAATATCCTCACTATCACGATTATGTCAGTGATTCTGTG GATGATAATCTCCGTTGGTTATTTTGGACTTTCTCTTGACACACCCAACTTGCACGGAGACGTCTATGTGAACTGCTTCCTCTCAGCAGTGATTGAGGTTCCAGCCTACATtatctcctggctgctgcttcGAAATCTCCCCCGACGGTATTCAATGGCTGCTGCGTTATTCTTGGGAGGCTGTGTTCTTCTCTTCATTCAGCTGGTGCCTTCAC atattCGTGCCCTATCTATTCTCCTGGTGATGTTAGGGAAGTTTGGGATCACATCTGCCTTTTCAATGGTTTATGTTTACACGGCTGAGCTCTACCCAACGGTGGTGAGAAACATGGGAGTTGGAGCAAGTTCCATGGCCTCTAGGCTTGGCAGCATCCTCTCGCCTTACTTTGCTTATCTTG GTGCCTACGACAGATTCCTGCCTTACATCCTGATGGGGAGCCTGACTGTGCTATCAGGAATTCTGACTCTGTTCCTGCCAGAAAGCTATGGAATGCCTCTTCCTGACACAATTGAGCAAATGCTGCTGGTAAAAGG actaGAATACAGGCCTGCATCTACTGCCAAAAGGAATTCaaaggatgaagaagaaaatccagAGATTTTTAAGAGCAcatctttttaa
- the LOC100547540 gene encoding solute carrier family 22 member 4, which translates to MRDYEEVTAFLGEWGRFQRLVFFLLSASIIPNGFNGMSAVFLAGTPEHRCAVPPGANLSEEWRNASIPLELRGGVTEPSRCSRYRLDVLVNLSALGLRPGIDVQLAELEQEPCLDGWEYSRDVYRSTIVTEWNLVCEDDWKVPLTTSLFFVGVLIGSFISGQLSDRFGRKSILFLTMAVQTGFSFLQIFSTSWEMFTVLFLIVGMGQISNYVVAFILGTEILGKSVRIIFSTLGVCVFFAIGYMLLPLFAYFIRDWRMLLLALTLPGLLCVPLWWIIPESPRWLISQGRYKEAEVIIRKAAKINNTPAPAVLFDATEMQDSKPQQQQKAILLDLFRTRNIATITIMSLLLWFFTSVGYFGLSLNTPNLHGDAYINCFLSAVIEVPAYIIAWLLLRSLPRRYSISGTLVLGGGVVLFIKLVPTDLNVLSVCLVMLGKFGITAAFSMLYVYNVELYPTLVRNMAVGATSTASRLGSIIAPYFVYLGAYDRYLPYILMGSLTVLIGILTLFLPESYGNALPESFEQMLKVKCFRNGQQTTGIRNSKESTKTLTTPL; encoded by the exons ATGCGGGACTACGAGGAGGTGACCGCCTTCCTGGGCGAGTGGGGCCGCTTCCAACGCCTCGTCTTCTTTCTGCTCAGCGCCAGCATCATCCCCAACGGCTTCAATGGGATGTCGGCCGTGTTTCTGGCCGGTACCCCCGAGCACCGCTGCGCTGTGCCGCCCGGAGCCAACCTGAGCGAGGAGTGGCGGAACGCCAGCATCCCGCTGGAGCTGCGCGGCGGAGTGACGGAGCCGAGCCGCTGCAGCCGCTACCGCCTGGACGTGCTCGTCAACCTGTCGGCGCTGGGGCTGCGGCCCGGCATCGACGTGCAGCTGGCggagctggagcaggagccGTGCCTGGACGGCTGGGAGTACAGCCGCGACGTGTACCGCTCCACCATCGTCACCGAG TGGAACCTGGTGTGTGAGGACGACTGGAAAGTGCCGCTGACCACATCCCTGTTCTTCGTGGGTGTCCTCATCGGCTCCTTCATCTCGGGGCAGCTCTCTGACAG GTTCGGCAGGAAAAGCATCCTCTTCTTGACCATGGCTGTGCAGACCGGCTTCAGCTTCCTGCAGATCTTCTCCACCAGCTGGGAGATGTTCACAGTGCTCTTCCTCATAGTGGGCATGGGACAGATCTCTAACTATGTGGTGGCCTTCATACTGG GAACAGAAATTCTTGGCAAATCAGTTCGTATTATATTCTCTACGTTAGGAGTTTGCGTATTTTTTGCAATTGGCTACATGTTGCTGCCCCTGTTTGCTTACTTCATCAGAGATTGGcggatgctgctgctggctctcaCCCTCCCCGGGCTGCTCTGCGTTCCGCTCTGGTG GATCATTCCTGAGTCCCCTCGCTGGCTGATCTCCCAGGGAAGATATAAAGAGGCAGAAGTTATTATCCGAAAggctgcaaaaataaacaacaccCCAGCCCCAGCCGTGCTTTTTGATGCCACAGAG atgCAGGATTCGaagcctcagcagcagcagaaggctaTCCTTCTGGACCTATTTCGAACCCGAAACATTGCAACTATTACTATTATGTCATTACTTTTGTG GTTTTTCACCTCCGTTGGTTACTTTGGCCTTTCCCTCAACACTCCAAACCTGCACGGCGATGCCTACATCAACTGCTTCCTTTCAGCGGTCATTGAAGTCCCAGCATACATCATTGCCTGGCTGCTCCTGCGCTCCCTGCCTCGCCGCTACTCCATATCCGGCACCTTGGTTTTGGGGGGAGGCGTTGTGCTCTTCATTAAGCTGGTTCCTACAG ATCTCAATGTCCTATCTGTTTGCCTGGTGATGCTTGGAAAGTTTGGTATCACGGCTGCGTTTTCAATGCTTTATGTCTACAATGTGGAGCTGTACCCCACGCTGGTCAGAAACATGGCAGTCGGAGCTACGTCCACAGCTTCCAGGCTGGGCAGCATCATTGCTCCCTACTTCGTTTACCTGG GTGCCTATGACAGATACCTACCATATATCCTCATGGGAAGCCTGACTGTGCTGATAGGGATCCTCACCCTGTTTCTTCCTGAGAGCTATGGCAATGCTCTGCCTGAGAGCTTTGAACAAATGCTGAAGGTGAAATG TTTCAGGAATGGGCAACAAACCACTGGCATTAGGAATTCAAAGGAGAGT